A single Xylanibacillus composti DNA region contains:
- a CDS encoding sensor histidine kinase — protein MLNLGELSRRNTGLSPYVWVVFYILPFYFIFRSTSPYTIAIGITLITVFFICYVLSFVSKGWLVYFWTSVQVAISVAMSLIYGYVYFSLFLAFFIGHLKNRVAFITLYTIHLISTLVTINYGFVTQNQMMITQLPFVFLSLIAVVLLPVSTYNKNKEDRLQGQLDDANKRISELVKLEERQRIARDLHDTLGQKLSLIGLKIDLASKLISRNPRQAKAELKDVRQTARVALQEVREMVTQMRGSKLEDELYRIEQILKAADIAFALEGDPKLTNTSLIAENVISMCLKEAVTNVVKHSEAKHCRIELIPSRTELVVQVQDDGVGIPPGVNHFRGNGLRGMRERLEFVNGSLEIVSGQGQGHGTLIKMKVPYVSVKPKEGEGE, from the coding sequence TTGTTGAACTTAGGTGAATTGTCCCGCCGCAATACGGGGCTCAGTCCGTATGTGTGGGTCGTTTTTTACATCCTTCCTTTCTATTTCATCTTTCGCTCCACTTCGCCGTATACAATCGCCATCGGCATTACGCTGATTACCGTGTTTTTTATCTGCTATGTGCTGTCCTTTGTTTCCAAGGGATGGCTTGTTTACTTTTGGACCAGTGTGCAGGTGGCGATCTCGGTCGCGATGAGCCTGATATACGGCTATGTGTATTTCTCGCTGTTCTTGGCCTTTTTCATCGGGCATTTGAAGAACCGCGTCGCCTTTATCACGCTGTATACGATCCATCTGATCAGCACGCTCGTCACAATCAACTACGGGTTCGTCACGCAAAACCAGATGATGATCACCCAGCTGCCGTTCGTCTTCCTCAGCCTGATCGCCGTTGTGCTCCTGCCTGTCAGCACGTACAACAAGAACAAGGAAGACCGCCTGCAGGGCCAGCTGGACGATGCCAACAAGCGGATCTCCGAGCTCGTCAAGCTCGAGGAGCGTCAGCGGATCGCCCGCGACCTGCACGACACGCTCGGCCAGAAGCTGTCCCTGATCGGACTGAAGATCGATCTGGCGTCCAAGCTGATCAGCCGCAACCCGCGCCAGGCGAAGGCCGAGCTCAAGGACGTGCGGCAAACCGCGCGCGTCGCGCTGCAGGAAGTGCGGGAGATGGTGACGCAGATGCGCGGCAGCAAGCTGGAGGATGAGCTGTACCGGATTGAGCAGATTCTGAAGGCTGCCGACATCGCCTTCGCGCTCGAAGGCGATCCGAAGCTGACCAACACCTCGCTCATCGCGGAGAACGTCATCAGCATGTGCCTGAAGGAAGCTGTTACCAACGTCGTGAAGCACAGCGAGGCCAAGCACTGCCGCATCGAGCTGATTCCTTCCCGCACGGAGCTTGTCGTGCAGGTGCAGGACGACGGGGTGGGCATCCCGCCCGGCGTCAATCACTTCCGCGGGAACGGCTTGCGCGGCATGCGCGAACGGCTTGAATTCGTGAACGGCAGCCTGGAGATCGTGTCCGGTCAGGGTCAAGGCCACGGAACGCTGATCAAGATGAAAGTGCCATACGTATCGGTCAAACCGAAGGAGGGAGAAGGAGAATGA
- a CDS encoding fatty acid desaturase, which produces MAQSKTMELKRAVAPFEQIDPKASIKQIANTIPPLLVLWAAAYFSLSVSYWLTLPIVIAAAGFMVRTFILFHDCCHQSFFKNKLANDILGTITGVLTLVPYEQWKRSHSIHHATSGNLDKRGIGDVWIMTVQEYADASLWTKIRYTIYRHPLVLFGLGPIALFLIQHRFNDKGARRKERWNLYLTNMLIAGLYSLLIWLVGWQAFLLIQAPIFYLASVMGIWLFYVQHQFEDSYFENEEEWSYVQAAVEGSSYYKLPRLLQWISGNIGFHHVHHLSPRVPNYNLEKAHEAAPPLQMATTITLSTSLKALRYRLWNEETRTFMSFREARAYLVKKREAQARSEAIALAAQAEEKAPAAAGKSRLAAIRPGLQGD; this is translated from the coding sequence ATGGCCCAATCCAAAACGATGGAGCTGAAGCGAGCGGTCGCCCCATTCGAGCAAATTGACCCGAAGGCGAGCATCAAGCAGATCGCCAACACGATTCCGCCATTGCTTGTGCTCTGGGCGGCAGCGTACTTTAGCCTGTCTGTCTCCTATTGGCTGACCTTGCCTATCGTCATCGCCGCTGCCGGCTTTATGGTGCGGACCTTTATTTTGTTTCACGACTGCTGCCATCAATCTTTTTTCAAGAACAAGCTGGCTAACGATATACTTGGAACGATTACAGGCGTCCTGACATTGGTGCCTTACGAACAGTGGAAGCGGAGTCATTCGATCCACCACGCTACAAGCGGCAATCTCGACAAGCGCGGCATTGGCGATGTCTGGATCATGACCGTGCAGGAATATGCGGACGCTTCGCTCTGGACGAAAATCAGATACACGATTTATCGCCACCCGCTCGTGCTGTTCGGACTCGGCCCGATTGCGCTCTTCCTGATTCAGCATCGCTTTAACGACAAGGGCGCGCGCCGCAAGGAACGGTGGAATTTGTACCTGACGAACATGTTGATCGCCGGTCTGTACAGTTTGCTGATCTGGCTCGTCGGCTGGCAGGCGTTCCTGCTCATTCAGGCGCCGATCTTTTATCTGGCAAGCGTTATGGGCATCTGGCTGTTCTACGTGCAGCATCAGTTCGAGGACTCCTACTTCGAGAATGAAGAGGAGTGGAGCTATGTGCAGGCCGCAGTAGAAGGGAGCTCCTATTACAAGCTGCCTCGTCTGCTGCAATGGATCAGCGGCAATATCGGCTTCCATCATGTGCATCATCTGAGTCCGCGCGTGCCGAACTACAACCTGGAGAAGGCGCACGAAGCGGCTCCGCCGCTGCAGATGGCGACGACGATTACGCTTTCGACCAGCCTGAAGGCGCTCCGTTACCGGCTGTGGAATGAAGAGACACGGACATTCATGAGCTTCCGCGAAGCGAGAGCCTATCTGGTTAAGAAGCGAGAGGCGCAGGCGCGTTCGGAGGCGATTGCCCTGGCAGCTCAAGCGGAAGAAAAAGCCCCGGCAGCTGCCGGGAAGTCCAGACTTGCGGCTATCCGTCCCGGCCTGCAAGGGGACTAG
- a CDS encoding ZIP family metal transporter, with protein sequence MGSISFEIGAAAMATAIGALPVMALRHLSHRGKDILLAYTAGIMVAASTYGLIPSAMKLSNFYVLTIGILLGTLVLTLLELLLPHADFDHARPVLDESRAVLFLVAMGIHNLPEGLSVGVSYASGDAELGTLVSFAIGVQNVPEGFLIALFLITQQISRVKAFLLTALTGVLEWAAALAGLHFSESFHGIVPYGLAFAAGAMLFVVYKELIPESHGDGHERSATFAFILGLLFMIGLTHWLR encoded by the coding sequence ATGGGTTCCATTTCATTCGAAATCGGTGCAGCCGCTATGGCGACGGCGATCGGGGCTTTGCCTGTCATGGCGCTGCGCCATCTTTCGCATCGCGGCAAGGATATATTGCTCGCTTACACGGCGGGGATCATGGTTGCCGCTTCCACCTACGGGCTGATCCCTTCCGCCATGAAGCTGTCCAATTTTTATGTACTGACCATCGGCATTCTGCTCGGGACGCTGGTGCTCACCTTATTGGAGCTGCTGCTCCCCCATGCCGATTTCGATCATGCCCGCCCGGTGCTGGATGAGTCGCGGGCTGTGCTGTTTCTGGTTGCCATGGGCATTCACAACTTGCCTGAGGGGTTGTCCGTAGGGGTAAGCTATGCGAGCGGCGACGCGGAGCTGGGCACATTGGTCTCCTTCGCAATCGGCGTGCAAAACGTTCCGGAGGGATTCCTGATTGCGCTGTTTCTGATCACGCAGCAAATTTCCCGGGTGAAGGCCTTCCTGCTCACCGCGCTGACCGGCGTCCTGGAATGGGCCGCCGCCCTGGCCGGCCTTCACTTCTCCGAGAGCTTCCATGGCATCGTGCCGTATGGTCTCGCATTCGCGGCAGGGGCAATGCTGTTCGTCGTCTATAAGGAGCTGATCCCGGAAAGCCACGGCGACGGGCATGAACGATCAGCGACGTTCGCCTTCATCCTTGGCCTGCTGTTCATGATCGGGCTCACCCATTGGCTGCGATGA
- the nikR gene encoding nickel-responsive transcriptional regulator NikR, with product MEKDALIRFGVSMPEELMKQFDRYLLEQGYTNRSEAIRDLVRRAMLETGRLKSDQHVAGTIVLVYDHHVLDLPLTLMELQHNYHHHINSNMHVHLNHDQCLEVIVVRGQLGKLRELHQRMQVLKGVTYAELSVTYADGEAHPEHAHSHSSQPMGEPDHEQQAKDEGERR from the coding sequence TTGGAGAAGGACGCATTAATCCGCTTCGGCGTTTCTATGCCGGAGGAATTGATGAAGCAATTCGACCGCTACTTGCTGGAACAGGGGTACACGAACCGATCGGAAGCGATTCGCGATCTCGTGCGCCGGGCCATGCTGGAGACTGGGCGTCTGAAGTCCGACCAGCATGTAGCCGGCACCATCGTACTGGTGTATGACCACCATGTGCTCGATTTGCCGCTTACCCTCATGGAGCTGCAGCACAATTATCATCATCACATCAACTCGAATATGCACGTCCACCTGAACCACGATCAGTGTCTGGAAGTGATCGTTGTGCGCGGGCAGCTCGGCAAGCTGCGCGAGCTTCATCAGCGCATGCAGGTGCTGAAGGGCGTTACCTATGCCGAGCTCTCCGTCACCTATGCAGACGGCGAGGCGCACCCTGAACATGCCCATTCGCATTCATCGCAGCCAATGGGTGAGCCCGATCATGAACAGCAGGCCAAGGATGAAGGCGAACGTCGCTGA
- a CDS encoding ABC transporter ATP-binding protein yields MLLETRDVSFRYDREGDWLLERVNLRIAAGEIVGLTGPSGVGKSSLARLLAGYAKPGQGEIVLDGKPLPASGCHPVQLVLQHPEKAVNPRWRMRRILREGWEPDAELCRMLGIAGQWLDRWPNELSGGELQRICVARALGPGTRFLIADEMTTMLDALTQAQIWAAVMQMAEARRMGVLVISHDAHLLKRLCSRTLDMDEIQGR; encoded by the coding sequence ATGCTTCTTGAAACACGAGACGTCAGCTTTCGTTATGACAGGGAAGGCGACTGGCTGCTGGAGCGGGTGAACCTGCGCATCGCAGCAGGCGAAATCGTCGGACTGACCGGGCCGAGCGGTGTCGGCAAGTCGTCCCTGGCACGGTTGCTCGCCGGGTATGCGAAGCCCGGGCAAGGCGAGATTGTGCTGGACGGCAAGCCGCTGCCAGCGTCCGGCTGCCATCCGGTCCAGCTTGTGCTGCAGCATCCGGAGAAGGCCGTCAATCCGCGCTGGCGCATGCGGCGCATCCTGCGCGAAGGCTGGGAGCCGGATGCGGAGCTGTGCCGGATGCTCGGCATTGCCGGGCAGTGGCTGGACCGTTGGCCGAACGAGCTGTCCGGCGGCGAGCTGCAGCGTATATGCGTAGCCCGCGCGCTTGGACCCGGCACGCGGTTTTTGATCGCCGACGAGATGACGACGATGCTGGATGCGCTGACCCAGGCGCAAATCTGGGCGGCGGTTATGCAGATGGCAGAAGCGCGGCGTATGGGCGTGCTCGTTATTAGCCATGACGCTCACTTGCTCAAGCGGCTTTGCAGCCGCACGCTGGACATGGATGAGATTCAGGGCCGCTGA
- a CDS encoding ABC transporter ATP-binding protein — MTLLEVNDLSVSFVQNEGWFRRRRMPVLQQLRLTVNTGEVVAVLGASGAGKSLLAHAILGILPRHAEVSGSLLYAGERLTPQRQAELRGREIALVPQSVTYLDPLMPVGRQVRHAVKRGDKREAQRESFRRYRLGEKVGRQYPFQLSGGMARRVLVAAATASGARLLIADEPTPGLDPAVMREALGRFRELADEGCGVLLISHDIASALTIADHVAVMYAGTIVEIARAADFTDEPAGLRHPYTQALWRALPQNGFAPLAGAPPQPGELAHACAFAPRCPAATEACLHELPPARELRHGLVRCIHAS, encoded by the coding sequence ATGACCTTGCTGGAAGTGAACGACTTATCCGTGTCTTTTGTGCAAAATGAAGGCTGGTTTCGGCGCCGCCGCATGCCTGTGCTGCAGCAGCTGCGGCTGACAGTAAATACAGGAGAGGTTGTCGCTGTGCTTGGCGCGAGCGGAGCGGGCAAGAGCTTGCTGGCGCACGCCATTCTGGGCATCCTTCCGCGTCACGCGGAGGTGAGCGGGTCGCTTCTGTACGCGGGCGAACGGCTGACACCGCAGCGGCAGGCGGAGCTGCGCGGCCGGGAAATCGCGCTGGTGCCGCAGTCTGTCACCTATCTCGATCCGCTAATGCCTGTTGGCCGGCAAGTCCGGCATGCCGTGAAGCGAGGCGACAAGCGCGAGGCGCAGCGGGAGAGCTTCCGGCGGTATCGGCTCGGCGAGAAGGTCGGGCGGCAGTACCCGTTCCAGCTGTCGGGCGGCATGGCCCGCCGCGTGCTCGTTGCCGCAGCGACTGCCAGCGGCGCCCGGCTGCTGATCGCAGACGAGCCTACGCCGGGGCTGGACCCGGCGGTGATGCGCGAGGCGCTCGGACGGTTCCGCGAGTTGGCGGACGAGGGCTGCGGCGTGCTGCTCATCTCGCATGACATCGCTTCAGCCCTGACCATTGCCGATCATGTCGCCGTCATGTATGCCGGGACGATCGTCGAAATTGCGCGCGCCGCCGATTTCACAGACGAGCCTGCGGGTCTGCGCCATCCGTATACGCAGGCGCTTTGGCGCGCGCTCCCGCAAAACGGCTTCGCCCCGCTTGCGGGAGCGCCGCCGCAGCCCGGCGAGCTGGCGCACGCTTGCGCCTTCGCGCCCCGCTGTCCCGCCGCGACCGAAGCCTGCTTGCACGAGCTGCCGCCGGCGCGCGAGCTGCGGCATGGCCTGGTGAGGTGTATCCATGCTTCTTGA
- a CDS encoding ABC transporter permease — MLLLFGCGAWWASGQSVASELGLRNLPPSLAHWFGTDWLGRDMLIRTLQGLKLSLQVGIAAGLLSTAIAAILGLLAAAGRWADRAVSWLIDLFLSVPHLVLLILISFMLGGGAKGVLLGVALTHWPSLARVIRAEVMQLRQAEYVQVSRRLGKSRLWIGLHHLMPHLAPQLLIGLLLIIPHAILHEAGVTFLGLGLSSQQPAIGIILAESMRYLSTGMWWLALFPGLSLLIVVRCFDRLGDTLRRRIDPRHAHE; from the coding sequence ATTCTGCTGCTGTTCGGATGCGGCGCGTGGTGGGCGAGCGGCCAGTCGGTTGCAAGCGAGCTTGGGCTGCGCAATCTGCCGCCGTCGCTTGCGCACTGGTTCGGCACAGACTGGCTGGGAAGAGACATGCTGATCCGCACGCTGCAAGGCTTGAAGCTCAGCCTGCAGGTTGGCATTGCCGCCGGCTTGCTAAGCACGGCCATTGCCGCCATCCTCGGCTTGCTGGCGGCAGCGGGAAGATGGGCCGACCGTGCGGTTTCCTGGCTGATCGATCTGTTTTTGAGCGTGCCTCATCTGGTGTTGTTGATCCTGATTTCCTTTATGCTTGGAGGAGGCGCGAAGGGTGTGCTGCTCGGCGTGGCCCTCACCCATTGGCCAAGCCTGGCGCGGGTAATTCGGGCCGAAGTGATGCAGCTCAGGCAGGCGGAATATGTTCAAGTGTCCCGCCGCCTCGGCAAAAGCCGCTTGTGGATCGGCCTGCATCATCTGATGCCGCATCTGGCGCCGCAGCTGTTGATCGGTCTTCTGCTGATCATCCCGCATGCCATTCTGCATGAAGCAGGCGTCACCTTTCTCGGATTAGGGCTCTCCTCGCAGCAGCCGGCAATCGGCATCATTCTGGCCGAATCGATGCGGTATTTGTCGACAGGCATGTGGTGGCTCGCCTTGTTCCCCGGACTTAGCCTGCTGATTGTTGTGCGCTGCTTCGACCGGCTCGGCGATACGCTGCGCCGACGGATAGATCCCCGGCATGCGCATGAATAG
- a CDS encoding ABC transporter permease, with protein sequence MMRFLLSFALAKGVRLLLLLAAVSVISFGLMELSPIDPIQAYIGADMMRVGEAQREAIAAYWGLDRPPLERFGRWLGSLLQGDLGVSMIYRMPVAEVLAEKFVASMWLMGAAWLLSGLIGFGAGVLAAMKQGSWIDKAIQWYCYTLASTPPFWLAILLLLAFSVWLGWFPVGLGVPAGLLREQVSVWDRLHHMALPALTLSLVGISAIALHTRQKLIEVLESDYVLYARAQGERGWLLVRRHGLRNIALPAISLQFASFSELFGGAVLAEQVFAYPGLGHATVEAGLRGDVPLLLGIVLFSAVFVFCGNALADLLYRLVDPRTRGEKAW encoded by the coding sequence ATGATGCGTTTCCTGCTGTCCTTTGCGCTGGCCAAAGGCGTCCGGCTTTTATTGCTGCTTGCAGCTGTCAGCGTGATTTCATTCGGGCTCATGGAGCTGTCGCCGATCGATCCAATCCAAGCCTATATTGGCGCAGATATGATGCGCGTCGGCGAAGCCCAGCGCGAGGCCATCGCAGCATATTGGGGTCTGGACCGGCCGCCGCTCGAGCGGTTTGGACGATGGCTGGGCTCGCTGCTGCAAGGAGATCTGGGCGTCTCGATGATCTACCGGATGCCTGTGGCGGAAGTGCTGGCAGAGAAATTCGTTGCGTCCATGTGGCTGATGGGGGCGGCTTGGCTGCTTTCGGGCCTGATCGGCTTCGGCGCGGGCGTGCTTGCCGCGATGAAGCAGGGCAGCTGGATAGACAAAGCGATTCAGTGGTACTGCTACACACTTGCCTCAACGCCGCCGTTCTGGCTGGCCATCCTGCTGCTGCTGGCCTTCTCCGTATGGCTTGGCTGGTTTCCGGTTGGCCTTGGCGTTCCGGCCGGTCTGCTGCGGGAGCAGGTGAGTGTGTGGGACCGCCTTCACCATATGGCGCTGCCGGCGCTGACGCTGAGTCTTGTCGGCATCTCCGCGATTGCGCTCCATACCCGCCAGAAGCTGATCGAGGTGCTGGAGAGCGACTATGTGCTGTATGCGCGTGCGCAAGGAGAACGCGGTTGGCTCCTCGTCCGGCGGCATGGCTTGCGGAATATCGCGCTGCCAGCCATCAGCCTGCAGTTCGCCTCCTTCAGCGAGCTGTTCGGCGGAGCGGTCCTAGCTGAGCAGGTGTTCGCTTACCCGGGGCTTGGACATGCAACGGTTGAGGCCGGTCTGCGCGGCGATGTTCCGCTGCTGCTCGGGATCGTCCTGTTCAGCGCAGTGTTTGTGTTCTGCGGCAATGCGCTTGCGGACTTGCTCTACCGTCTCGTTGATCCGCGCACGAGGGGGGAGAAAGCATGGTGA
- a CDS encoding ABC transporter substrate-binding protein has protein sequence MELYRKIGLLLAVVTLLAAASGCSEADKGGELPLKEELILAIGGEPEEGFDPTTGWGRYGSPLFQSTLFKRDHEMKLVPDLATDYSISEDGLRWTVTLREDVLFTDGEPLTSADVQYTFEQAALSGSTIDLSNLMAVEAPEPYTVVFRLAEPQSAFLHMLVATGIVPAHAHDERYARQPIGSGPYKLVQWDRGQQLIAEANPDYYGTQPNFKKLVFLFLPEDAAFAAARAGQVDIAAIPPAFSKQEVPGMRLEAIRSVDNRGIMFPYVPAGEETAAGYPIGNDVTADRAIRRAINVALDRAALVDGVLEGYGTPAYTLNDGLPWFQEEAVIEDGRPEEAQKLLAEAGWVDTDGDGVLEKGELQARFRLLYPAGDVTRQSLALAAADMIRPIGIEMEVEGKSWDDIRKQMHANAVLLGWGSHDPQEMAAVYGSSFRGVDFFNPGYYSNMAVDAYMRDAQHATSEEEAIAFWKKAQWDGTTGLSAKGDAPWAWLVNLDHLYLVKEELDIGRQQIHPHGHGWPVTDNIEEWQWR, from the coding sequence ATGGAACTTTATAGAAAAATAGGGCTGCTGCTGGCGGTCGTTACGCTGCTTGCTGCGGCAAGCGGTTGTTCCGAAGCGGACAAGGGCGGAGAGCTCCCCTTGAAAGAGGAGTTAATCTTGGCCATAGGCGGGGAACCCGAGGAAGGGTTCGACCCGACAACAGGATGGGGGCGCTACGGCTCGCCTCTATTTCAAAGCACGCTGTTCAAGCGGGACCATGAGATGAAGCTCGTGCCGGATCTGGCTACGGACTATTCGATTAGCGAGGACGGTTTGCGCTGGACAGTAACTCTTCGGGAGGATGTTCTCTTCACAGACGGAGAACCGCTCACGTCAGCGGATGTCCAGTATACCTTCGAGCAAGCGGCATTGAGCGGCTCGACCATCGATCTAAGCAATCTCATGGCAGTGGAGGCGCCGGAGCCGTACACCGTTGTGTTCCGGTTGGCGGAGCCGCAGTCTGCTTTTCTCCACATGCTTGTAGCTACGGGGATCGTACCGGCGCATGCGCATGACGAGCGCTACGCCCGGCAGCCGATCGGCTCGGGACCGTACAAGCTTGTTCAGTGGGACAGAGGACAGCAGCTGATCGCGGAAGCGAATCCGGACTACTACGGGACGCAGCCGAATTTCAAGAAGCTCGTATTCCTGTTTCTTCCCGAGGATGCGGCGTTTGCGGCGGCTCGGGCGGGACAGGTTGATATCGCTGCCATACCGCCGGCCTTCAGCAAGCAAGAGGTGCCAGGCATGCGCCTGGAAGCGATCCGCAGCGTAGACAATCGCGGCATCATGTTCCCTTATGTCCCGGCAGGCGAGGAGACCGCTGCAGGGTACCCGATCGGCAACGATGTCACGGCGGATCGGGCAATTCGGAGGGCGATCAACGTGGCGCTCGACCGGGCAGCTCTGGTAGACGGCGTCCTGGAGGGCTACGGCACCCCCGCCTATACGCTGAATGACGGCTTGCCCTGGTTCCAGGAGGAGGCAGTCATCGAGGACGGCCGTCCGGAGGAAGCGCAGAAGCTGCTGGCCGAGGCGGGCTGGGTCGATACAGACGGCGATGGCGTGCTGGAGAAAGGCGAGCTGCAAGCAAGGTTTCGCCTCTTGTATCCGGCCGGCGACGTCACCAGACAATCGCTGGCGCTTGCGGCCGCGGACATGATTCGGCCGATTGGCATCGAAATGGAAGTGGAAGGCAAGAGCTGGGACGACATCCGCAAGCAAATGCATGCGAACGCAGTTCTGCTGGGCTGGGGCAGTCATGATCCGCAGGAGATGGCGGCCGTTTATGGCAGCTCCTTCCGCGGTGTGGACTTTTTCAACCCCGGTTATTACAGCAATATGGCGGTCGATGCGTATATGCGCGATGCGCAGCATGCGACTAGTGAAGAAGAGGCGATTGCGTTCTGGAAAAAAGCTCAGTGGGACGGCACCACCGGCTTGAGCGCGAAGGGAGACGCGCCTTGGGCATGGCTGGTCAATTTGGACCATCTGTACCTGGTCAAGGAGGAACTGGATATCGGCCGGCAGCAGATCCATCCGCACGGCCACGGCTGGCCGGTAACGGACAATATTGAGGAATGGCAGTGGCGATGA